In Saccharomycodes ludwigii strain NBRC 1722 chromosome III, whole genome shotgun sequence, one DNA window encodes the following:
- the VPS60 gene encoding Vps60p (similar to Saccharomyces cerevisiae YDR486C | VPS60 | Vacuolar Protein Sorting), whose protein sequence is MNRLFGTGNKKTQEELLKQSNQSLSNAQSGLESKISTLDTQIQQVTIELQTINKRLKQQKTNSALRSRAMKLLNKRKQLEKMRDQLDSQIWSMSQAQMTSDNLVNTMLTVDALQKTNKVLQKQYGKINIDKIQDMQDEMMDLIEQGNELQNVLASNQYEDPNAVSEGELDAELDALMDEDDTLGIYGTVDGILSDTNVSIPNTTVPSYLSNNVPDFIDEDGGELQKTEEGAKKEAV, encoded by the coding sequence ATGAATAGATTATTTGGTACTGGAAACAAGAAAACCCAAGAAgaacttttaaaacaatCAAATCAATCCTTATCAAATGCACAGAGTGGCTTagaatcaaaaatatccaCATTGGATACTCAGATACAGCAAGTGACTATTGAATTACAAACCATAaacaaaagattaaaaCAGCAAAAAACAAACTCAGCTTTAAGATCGAGAGCAATGAAactattaaataaaaggaaacaattggaaaaaatgaGAGACCAGCTGGATTCCCAAATTTGGTCAATGTCTCAAGCACAAATGACCAGTGACAATTTAGTGAATACAATGTTAACCGTCGATGCGTTACAAAAAACCAATAAAGTTTTACAAAAACAGTATGGGAAAATCAACattgataaaatacaaGATATGCAGGACGAAATGATGGATCTAATTGAACAAGGTAATGAGTTACAAAATGTACTTGCTTCAAATCAATATGAAGATCCTAATGCTGTTTCTGAAGGTGAACTAGATGCAGAACTAGACGCTTTGATGGACGAAGATGATACTCTAGGCATTTATGGTACTGTTGATGGTATACTAAGTGATACCAATGTTTCTATTCCTAACACAACTGTTCCTAGTTACTTGAGTAATAATGTTCCTGATTTTATAGATGAAGATGGTGGCgaattacaaaaaacaGAGGAGGGTGCTAAAAAGGAAGCTGTTTGA
- the COQ3 gene encoding hexaprenyldihydroxybenzoate methyltransferase (similar to Saccharomyces cerevisiae YOL096C | COQ3 | COenzyme Q), which produces MFKRSFSLTRIQHIKRLQSSSSSVPKYSTSFLNSNVSKTTARRSTSFLNGHPAAIDTSNKVNPDEKSHFETLAPTWWDSKGSQRILHLMNLARMDFINEILRNYKVQLNANNSNGSKNDIDTDLYIPRFTTSVFPTEIKKNIENELNAAIYKELQKSELTVLDVGCGGGLLCESLARLPFIKKIDGIDMTPAVINIAKQHQSLDPVLAEKLTYAVRSIDEQKGQYDIVTMFEMLEHVDDPKEILISGWEHVKSNGGILFLSTINRDLISWFTTIFMGEYVLKVVPLGTHHLSKYINSREIIAWFKEMYPLSHEVLQVKGTMYIPGKGWVNHDCSNVGNYLMAIQKK; this is translated from the coding sequence atGTTTAAACGATCCTTTTCTTTGACAAGAATCCAACATATCAAGAGGTTGcaatcatcatcatcatctgtACCAAAGTATTCTACTTCATTTTTGAACAGTAATGTTAGTAAAACAACTGCAAGACGCAGCacatcttttttaaacGGCCATCCTGCAGCTATTGATACCAGCAATAAGGTAAATCCAGACGAAAAAAGTCATTTTGAAACTTTGGCACCAACATGGTGGGATTCAAAAGGGTCACAAAGAATATTACATTTGATGAATTTAGCCAGAATGGACtttattaatgaaattTTACGTAATTATAAAGTTCAATTGAatgctaataatagcaatggTTCCAAGAATGATATCGATACAGATTTATATATACCTCGATTCACCACGTCAGTTTTTCCCACAGAgattaagaaaaatattgaaaatgaacTAAATGCAGCGATTTATAAAGAACTACAGAAGTCAGAATTGACTGTGTTAGATGTAGGCTGCGGTGGTGGTTTGTTATGCGAAAGTCTGGCTAGATTaccatttattaaaaaaattgatggGATTGATATGACACCAGCCGTTATTAATATAGCCAAGCAACACCAATCATTAGATCCGGTGTTAGCTGAGAAATTAACCTATGCAGTCAGATCCATAGATGAACAAAAGGGACAATACGATATTGTTACTATGTTTGAAATGTTGGAACATGTTGACGATCCAAAGGAGATTTTGATTAGCGGTTGGGAACATGTTAAATCAAACGGtggtattttatttttaagtaCAATAAACAGAGATTTAATATCTTGGTTTACCACAATTTTCATGGGAGAGTATGTTTTGAAAGTGGTTCCACTTGGTACACATCACTTGtccaaatatattaattctAGAGAAATCATTGCTTGGTTTAAAGAAATGTATCCGCTGTCTCATGAAGTTTTACAGGTTAAAGGAACCATGTATATACCTGGTAAAGGCTGGGTAAACCATGATTGCTCTAATGTAGGTAATTATTTAATGGCTAtacaaaagaaatga
- the VPS72 gene encoding Vps72p (similar to Saccharomyces cerevisiae YDR485C | VPS72 | Vacuolar Protein Sorting), with protein sequence MPVEADDKQTNNNSMDNMVKSRPKRLNAGNKLQKLLEQEKLADSSKSSTIRQYLNNNQEDHDVLDLLFQDDDEEQKEDIDFVMGDYIQKDDVFTDSDNEDDDKGDTREEDTNERQLEQERKRERRLERKAKNKIPVLTKRKTVDTNDKNIVQDTETQKQQQRRTKRRRLELQSAETLLSQTRRTSSRKSAIANKIRVYEKLLEEEKQRNLLQEKYKKIALAKKERYKELTQEEKLQEALKTESINRASLNKYKEMELHNKKNRLMMQQRGKIKFKAGEEILTMYSCEWRVTPVMEVEDLEYWKAELKKRENGGRKRRPRRKKPLKKQLKEKGKEEEEGQEKQLNVNKDGGEQQLLNKSDVILQKPVINEGKENKNGDINFMDETEVKQVTVARNVSENNCKHRELDRENMETLQKNIIIQEQESFIQKELSEDHNTLHSLPKTEGKSFTENPNPITKELNGDVNDVYEESPYQGPEQQVSKNFIWLHTFLPQPTNQETTDIKAFLFGQPVKPASAIKEALEDDLETIIHSKKPTDQDKPKIRQISIKDVETILGNFPRFGEYDKKIKHSDVVQHHNTETIELKTKPPSGLFLPNGQRKKCLFSGKNAQYFDPKYGIPYSDLESYRMLQEMIDSPCKMQWFEFKNGGILLNSSIKPAKGCPEGF encoded by the coding sequence ATGCCTGTAGAAGCAGATGACAAACAAACTAATAACAACTCAATGGACAATATGGTCAAGTCTAGACCTAAACGGCTTAATGCTGGTaataaattacaaaaacTATTAGAACAAGAAAAGTTGGCAGATTCATCTAAATCTTCAACAATTAGACAATACCTCAATAACAACCAAGAAGATCATGATGTATTGGATCTATTATTTCAAGACGATGATGAGGAACAAAAGGAGGATATTGATTTTGTAATGGGAGATTATATACAAAAAGATGATGTTTTCACAGATTCAGATAAcgaagatgatgataagGGAGATACTAGAGAGGAAGATACCAATGAACGACAACTTGAACAAGAGCGTAAGAGAGAAAGAAGATTAGAAAGAAAggctaaaaataaaatcccGGTGTTAACTAAGAGAAAAACAGTTGATAcgaatgataaaaatattgtgcAAGATACAGAAACTCAGAAGCAACAGCaaagaagaacaaaaagGAGGAGATTGGAGTTGCAAAGTGCGGAAACTCTATTGTCCCAAACAAGACGTACAAGCAGCAGGAAATCGGCCATCgctaataaaataagagTATACGAAAAATTACTGGAAGAGGAAAAGCAGAGAAATTTATTGCAAGAAAAGTACAAGAAAATAGCATTAgccaaaaaggaaagataTAAAGAGCTAACGcaggaagaaaaattacagGAAGCTCTAAAAACCGAAAGCATAAACAGAGCTAGTTTAAACAAGTATAAGGAGATGGAACTacataacaaaaaaaatagattaaTGATGCAACAAAGGggcaaaataaaatttaaagctGGGGAGGAAATTTTAACCATGTATAGTTGTGAATGGCGCGTAACGCCAGTAATGGAAGTTGAGGATTTGGAATACTGGAAAGCagagttgaaaaaaagagaaaatggggggagaaaaagaagaccTAGAAGGAAAAAACCCCTTAAAAAGCaactaaaagaaaaaggaaaagaagaagaagaaggacAGGAAAAGCAATTGAATGTTAACAAAGATGGTGGTGAACAACAGCTTTTGAACAAAAGCGATGTGATATTACAAAAACCTGTTATAAATgagggaaaagaaaataaaaatggcgatataaattttatggATGAAACTGAAGTTAAGCAAGTGACTGTGGCGCGTAATGTTTCGGAAAATAATTGCAAACACAGGGAGTTGGATCGTGAAAACATGGAaactttacaaaaaaatattatcatacAAGAACAAGAATCATTCATACAGAAGGAACTATCAGAGGACCACAATACTCTTCACTCTCTACCTAAAACAGAAGGGAAAAGTTTTACTGAGAACCCAAATCCTATTACCAAAGAATTGAATGGAGATGTAAACGATGTGTACGAAGAATCACCCTATCAAGGTCCAGAACAGCAGGTATCGAAGAATTTTATATGGTTACATACTTTCCTACCTCAGCCAACAAATCAGGAAACAACCGATATCAAAgcctttttatttggtcAGCCAGTTAAGCCTGCTTCGGCCATTAAGGAAGCATTAGAAGATGATTTGGAAACAATAATACATTCAAAAAAGCCTACCGATCAGGATAAACCCAAAATCAGGCAAATTTCGATAAAAGATGTGGAAACTATTCTGGGAAACTTTCCTCGATTTGGCGAATATgataagaaaattaaacattCCGATGTTGTACAGCATCATAATACAGAAACTATagaattgaaaacaaaGCCGCCAAGTGGTTTATTTTTGCCCAATGgacaaaggaaaaaatgTTTGTTTAGTGGTAAAAACGCACAATATTTTGATCCGAAATATGGTATTCCATATTCTGATCTAGAATCCTATAGAATGTTACAAGAAATGATAGATTCGCCTTGCAAGATGCAATGGTTTGAGTTTAAGAACGGTGGGATTTTATTGAACTCAAGCATAAAACCCGCTAAGGGTTGTCCAGAAGGGTTTTAA
- the ERG24 gene encoding delta(14)-sterol reductase (similar to Saccharomyces cerevisiae YNL280C | ERG24 | ERGosterol biosynthesis), whose protein sequence is MSNTAGSILNPRTSTYEFSGVKGATLITLGLPLLVIILNQLIRPDYYIKGFFENFEFEQLFYNIKPISYYIFHNGRIWCYYILWFVILAILDVILPGYTMYGVALRDGSKLKYNINGVSISIFLIMVVVYRWKLTNGEMPELQFLYNNHIDICLTTILFSFLLSTIVYITSFFPTTKSENNKKGERILAVGGNSGNVIYDWFIGRELNPRLGPLDIKLFCELRPGMLLWLLINLSCLHHYYLQNNGKINDSLLLINVLQGFYIFDGVLNEEGCLTMIDITTDGFGFMLAFGDLALVPFTYSLQARYLSCSPVTLGFVKCSLIIFAMVMGYYIFHSANKQKSDFRQGKLDDMECIQTKRGTKLLCDGWWKTSQHINYLGDWLISLSWCLTTWFQTPLTYYYSLYFGILLLHRQTRDEHKCRNKYGKDWEIYEKKVPYKIIPYVY, encoded by the coding sequence ATGTCCAATACTGCTGGTTCAATTTTGAACCCACGCACCTCAACTTATGAATTTAGTGGAGTTAAGGGTGCGACATTGATCACCCTTGGCTTGCCATTACTAGTAATAATCTTGAACCAATTAATTCGACCAGATTATTACATAAAAGGATTTTTCGAAAACTTCGAATTTGAACAATTATTTTACAATATTAAACCCATAtcatattatattttccaCAATGGTAGGATCTGGTGTTATTACATCTTATGGTTTGTTATATTAGCTATATTAGACGTCATTTTGCCAGGATACACCATGTATGGTGTTGCATTAAGGGATGGCAGCAAGTTAAAGTATAATATCAATGGAGTAAGCATTTCGATCTTTTTAATCATGGTTGTAGTATACAGATGGAAATTAACCAACGGAGAAATGCCTGAATTGCAATTTTTATACAACAATCATATTGATATTTGTTTAACTAcgattcttttttcctttttattatccaCTATTGTTTACATAACAAGTTTTTTCCCAACAACTAAATctgaaaacaacaaaaaggGAGAACGTATCTTAGCTGTAGGTGGAAATAGTGGCAACGTAATTTATGATTGGTTTATTGGAAGAGAATTAAACCCCAGATTGGGTCCTTTGGacattaaattattttgtgaATTAAGACCAGGTATGTTGTTATGGTTATTGATCAACTTGTCGTGCCTacaccattattatttacaaaacaATGGCAAAATCAATGattcattattgttaatcAATGTCTTGCAAGGTTTCTACATTTTTGATGGCGTTTTGAATGAGGAGGGATGTTTAACCATGATTGACATTACCACCGATGGTTTTGGTTTTATGTTGGCGTTTGGCGATTTAGCCTTAGTTCCCTTCACTTATTCTTTACAGGCACGTTATCTAAGTTGTTCTCCGGTTACATTAGGCTTTGTTAAATGCTcccttattatttttgccaTGGTTATGGGctattatattttccattcggcaaataaacaaaaatcaGATTTTAGACAAGGAAAATTGGATGATATGGAATGTATTCAAACCAAAAGGGGAACAAAATTGCTATGTGATGGATGGTGGAAAACCTCTCAGCATATCAATTACCTAGGTGATTGGTTGATCAGTTTAAGCTGGTGCTTGACTACTTGGTTTCAAACACCATTAACCTACTACTATTCACTATATTTTGGCATTTTGTTATTACACAGACAAACAAGAGATGAACATAAATGCAGAAACAAATATGGGAAAGACTGGGAAATATATGAAAAGAAAGTTCCCTACAAAATAATTCCGTATGTGTATTGA
- a CDS encoding uncharacterized protein (similar to Saccharomyces cerevisiae YOL104C | NDJ1 | NonDisJunction): MNQNTSVSTTDELSNPTKIHSIIIAKWSKYLVSKNFGYNKNYALLVFLLNNNNENFLTYGKSYSNLKQDYYDIFRIPQNRVNSESHYTYSYYHYNYYNLLNITNKEPSSKNMIVCFDNEQTQYSYISKLNYSIYPKILQYTRKDANKNEITELTLFEIKFNHLIQNFQENYSTGTLTDSVTQAFKILLQDYIYRIFQILLRKKDDWRKLTCNWPKNFNPPDYCEFISFKIKAFLRDFCNISFNINLYENGCCKNLSAFAVPDSFVHCIYPEIAIGYGILADFDKGVLIFYNFLQTSKKINTTCAIDILNDPVYTTSKKIILFINMAIIEYFIQTQA; encoded by the coding sequence ATGAACCAGAACACTTCTGTAAGTACTACAGATGAACTTTCAAACCCAACAAAAATCCATAGTATAATTATAGCTAAATGGTCCAAGTATTTAGTATCGAAAAATTTTGGCTACAACAAGAATTATGCGTTGTTGGTTTTCCTattaaacaacaacaatgaaaattttttaacttatGGAAAGTCATATTCCaatttaaaacaagatTATTACGATATATTTAGAATACCTCAAAATAGGGTTAACTCGGAATCACATTACACTTACTCatattaccattataaTTACTATAACCTACTTAATATCACAAATAAAGAACCCTCCAGTAAGAATATGATTGTTTGTTTTGATAATGAACAAACGCAGTATTCGTACATTtccaaattaaattattcaatataTCCCAAAATATTACAATATACTAGGAAAGACGctaacaaaaatgaaataacaGAATTGACtctttttgaaataaagtTCAACCATCTCATACAAAACTTTCAAGAAAATTATTCCACTGGCACATTGACTGATTCTGTTACACAagcttttaaaattttacttCAGGATTACATTTACAGGATTTTCCAAATACtcttaagaaaaaaagacgATTGGAGAAAGCTGACTTGTAATTGGCCCAAAAACTTTAATCCACCAGATTATTGTGAATTTAtaagttttaaaattaaagctTTTTTAAGAGATTTCTGTAATATAAGCTTTAACATCAATCTTTATGAAAATGGTTGTTGCAAGAATCTTTCTGCTTTTGCTGTTCCCGATTCGTTTGTGCATTGTATCTATCCAGAAATAGCAATTGGATATGGGATTTTAGCAGATTTTGATAAAGGagtattaattttttataactttCTACAAACtagcaaaaaaattaacactACATGTGCTATAGATATACTCAACGACCCGGTATATACGAcatccaaaaaaatcattttatttatcaatatGGCTATCATAGAATATTTCATTCAAACACAGGCCTAA
- the SEC20 gene encoding Sec20p (similar to Saccharomyces cerevisiae YDR498C | SEC20 | SECretory), which yields MDTLAYENKLDKLKELLYSIEHLCSTNNQELSDRFSDIFIEYYRILEQLIFRVNNLNSKTFKIHVPNDLYSNNIKIDILDNMLLQPSINNKLAKIVDYFDFIHNFHLKYIDLQLAKSGEYRKGNDTEKIMISKKIEIKLEEYENQLTETDDENNNEETSVNFNTTKDKISKINKQITQSLVRSNQILKASVLQTELNLEELGSQTTLLTELSDKFEMVNTVLNKSSKLIRIIERSGSQEKKRIYYSLGFLVLCISWVVWKRIIRGPLKLVLWIWFRFFKTILYSFGAVKTIKNKHFDGNNTLKYNHSGAGEITTSVMNTIITSTVVENITNKTDVNDIINSITLDEL from the coding sequence ATGGATACTTTAGCGTACGAAAATAAGTtagataaattaaaagaattactATATTCTATTGAGCATTTATGTTCAACTAATAACCAAGAACTGAGTGATAGATTTTCTGATATCTTTATAGAATATTATCGCATCTTAGAACAACTTATATTTAGagtaaataatttgaatTCAAAAACTTTCAAGATTCATGTCCCCAATGATTTATAttccaataatataaaaattgacATATTGGATAATATGTTGTTACAACCaagtattaataataaattggcCAAAATTGTGGactattttgattttatacATAATTTCCATTTAAAATACATCGATTTACAGTTGGCTAAAAGTGGAGAATATAGAAAGGGAAATGAtactgaaaaaataatgataagtaaaaaaattgaaatcaAACTTGAGGAGTATGAAAATCAATTAACTGAAactgatgatgaaaataataacgagGAAACATCTGTGAATTTTAACACCACAAAAGATAAAATCagtaaaatcaataaacaaattacaCAATCATTAGTACGCAGTaatcaaatattaaagGCATCGGTTTTACAAACTGAATTAAATCTGGAAGAATTGGGCTCCCAAACCACATTACTAACTGAATTAAGtgataaatttgaaatgGTCAACACTGTTTTGAATAAATCTTCAAAATTAATCAGGATCATTGAAAGAAGCGGATCccaagagaaaaaaagaatttattATAGTTTAGGATTTTTAGTATTATGTATTTCTTGGGTTGTTTGGAAAAGAATAATTAGAGGCCCTCTAAAGTTGGTATTATGGATTTGGTTtagatttttcaaaactatattatattcattTGGTGCTGTTAAGACCATTAAGAATAAACACTTTGATGGTAATAATAcgttaaaatataatcacTCCGGTGCTGGTGAAATTACTACGTCTGTTATGAATACTATTATAACTTCAACAGTGGTAGAAAACATTACCAATAAAACAGATGTCAATGATATCATTAACTCTATTACATTAGATGaactataa
- the WRS1 gene encoding tryptophan--tRNA ligase WRS1 (similar to Saccharomyces cerevisiae YOL097C | WRS1 | W (tryptophan) RS (tRNA synthetase)): MTSTEQEITDKLQETTIKPQIKEQVITPWDVEGAVDENGVSQGIDYDKLIKQFGTKPITEETLTRFRNVTGREPHHFMKKGMFFSERDFNKILDLYEQGKSFFLYTGRGPSSDSMHLGHMVPFLFTKWLQDVFDVPLVIEMTDDEKFLFKHKLTIEDVKQYARENAKDIISVGFKPENTFLFSDLNYVGGGFYETIVRVSRQITGSTAKAVFGFTDSDCIGKFHFASIQIASAFPSSFPDVLGLPNKTPCLIPCAIDQDPYFRVCRDVADKLKYSKPALIHSRFFPALQGSTTKMSASDDTTAIFMTDTPKQIQKKINKYAFSGGQVSVEDHRRLGGNPDIDVAYQYLNFFKDDDEFLKDCYNKYKSGELLSGEMKKYCIEVLQEFVAAFQERRKLVDDKVLDSFMKPHKLVWGTKERLVPPKTKQTKK; this comes from the coding sequence ATGACATCAACAGAACAGGAAATTACTGATAAATTACAAGAAACCACAATCAAACCACAAATCAAGGAACAAGTTATCACACCTTGGGATGTTGAAGGTGCCGTTGACGAAAATGGTGTTTCTCAAGGAATTGATTATGATAAATTGATCAAACAATTTGGCACTAAACCAATCACCGAAGAAACTCTAACTCGTTTTAGAAACGTTACAGGTAGAGAACCACACCACTTTATGAAAAAAGGTATGTTTTTCAGTGAACGTgattttaacaaaattttgGATTTATATGAGCAAGGTAAatcattctttttatatactGGTAGAGGTCCATCTAGTGATTCTATGCATTTGGGTCATATGgttccatttttatttactaaaTGGTTGCAGGATGTTTTCGATGTTCCATTGGTTATCGAAATGACTGAcgatgaaaaatttttattcaaacaCAAATTGACCATTGAAGATGTCAAGCAGTATGCTCGTGAAAACgctaaagatattatttctGTTGGTTTTAAACCAGAAAACACCTTTCTTTTCAGTGATTTGAATTATGTTGGTGGTGGATTTTACGAAACAATTGTGCGTGTCTCTAGGCAAATTACCGGCTCAACAGCTAAAGCAGTTTTTGGTTTCACTGATTCGGATTGTATTGGTAAATTTCATTTTGCTTCCATTCAAATTGCTAGTGCTTTTCCAAGCTCGTTTCCAGATGTCTTGGGCTTGCCAAACAAAACACCATGTTTAATTCCCTGTGCTATTGACCAAGACCCATACTTTAGGGTCTGTAGAGATGTTGCCgataaattgaaatataGTAAGCCAGCTTTGATCCATTCTAGATTTTTTCCAGCTTTACAAGGGTCTACAACTAAAATGAGTGCATCTGATGACACTACAGCCATCTTCATGACAGACACCCCAAAGCagattcaaaaaaaaatcaataaatatGCTTTTAGTGGTGGTCAAGTTTCTGTGGAAGATCACAGAAGACTAGGTGGTAATCCGGATATCGATGTTGCCTACCAATACTTGAATTTCTTCAAAGATGACGATGaatttttgaaagattgttacaataaatataaatccGGCGAGTTGTTAAGTGGTGAGATGAAGAAATACTGTATTGAAGTCTTACAAGAATTTGTTGCTGCATTTCAAGAACGCAGAAAACTGGTTGATGATAAAGTTTTGGATTCCTTTATGAAACCACACAAGTTAGTTTGGGGAACTAAAGAGAGATTAGTCCCACCCAAAACAAAGCAAACCAAAAAATGA
- the RIB3 gene encoding 3,4-dihydroxy-2-butanone-4-phosphate synthase RIB3 (similar to Saccharomyces cerevisiae YDR487C | RIB3 | RIBoflavin biosynthesis), whose product MSNTSTFISIEEAIKEFQQNNFLIVMDDETRENEGDLIIPAANITSQQMAFLVRYSSGYVCAPTTNKRANELDLPLMSTLQCQGVKDKKSTAYTMTCDYAYGTTTGISSADRSLTCRKLADLIGTTKPSDFIKPGHIVPLRAVDGGVLVRRGHTEAAVDLCKLAGLPPVGVIGELVKEDDGLMMRLDDCIEFGKKYNIKLINVQQLVEYIEKQ is encoded by the coding sequence atgagtaACACATCAACTTTCATATCAATAGAGGAAGCCATTAAAGAATTCCagcaaaataattttttaattgtaatGGATGATGAAACACGAGAAAATGAAGGTGACTTAATTATTCCAGCTGCTAACATAACATCACAACAGATGGCATTCTTGGTTCGTTATTCCAGTGGTTATGTATGCGCACCAACCACAAACAAACGTGCTAATGAACTAGATTTACCATTGATGTCTACTTTGCAATGCCAAGGTGTcaaggataaaaaaagtacaGCTTACACCATGACTTGTGATTATGCTTATGGTACCACTACCGGAATTTCCAGTGCTGATAGAAGCTTAACTTGTAGAAAGTTAGCCGATTTAATTGGTACCACCAAACCATCCGATTTTATTAAACCTGGTCATATTGTTCCATTAAGAGCTGTTGATGGAGGCGTTTTGGTAAGAAGAGGTCATACAGAAGCTGCTGTTGACTTGTGTAAACTGGCTGGTTTACCGCCAGTTGGTGTTATTGGTGAATTGGTTAAGGAAGATGACGGATTAATGATGAGATTAGATGATTGTATAGAATTTGGCAAGAAATACAATATCAAGTTAATTAATGTCCAACAATTGGTAGAATATATCgaaaaacaataa